In Thunnus maccoyii chromosome 3, fThuMac1.1, whole genome shotgun sequence, the following proteins share a genomic window:
- the si:dkey-13a21.4 gene encoding ras-related protein rab7, whose protein sequence is MSEGKSPVTLKIILIGNSGVGKSSFMNRYVNHRFTNMYRSTIGTDFLSKTVNIGGDTVTLQIWDTAGTERFQSLGTPLYRGAHCCMLVFDVTFRTSFSALEEWRKEFLVQGEPENPSDFPFIVLGNKTDLSNREVSRQQALQWCEEIGAEYFEGSAKADLDVEKPFLRAAQSGLQQYKKHTLENTGHFQITCKQLRETRNDCQC, encoded by the exons ATGAGCGAAGGAAAAAGCCCAGTCACTCTGAAAATAATCCTCATAGGAAACTCCGG GGTGGGAAAATCCTCCTTCATGAACAGATATGTGAATCATCGTTTCACCAACATGTACCGGTCCACCATAGGGACTGACTTCCTGTCCAAAACAGTAAACATAGGTGGGGACACAGTCACACTGCAG ATCTGGGACACAGCAGGCACAGAGAGGTTCCAGTCTCTGGGCACACCTCTGTACAGAGGAGCCCACTGCTGCATGCTGGTGTTTGATGTCACATTCAGGACCAGTTTCTCCGCCCTGGAGGAGTGGAGGAAGGAGTTCCTGGTCCAGGGTGAGCCCGAGAACCCATCTGACTTCCCCTTCATCGTACTGGGCAACAAAACTGACCTGAGCAACCGGGAG GTGTCTCGCCAACAGGCTCTGCAGTGGTGTGAAGAAATAGGAGCGGAGTACTTTGAAGGAAGCGCCAAAGCGGATCTAGACGTGGAAAAGCCGTTCCTGAGAGCAGCACAGAGCGGATTGCAACAG tacaaaaaacacacattggAAAATACAGGACATTTCCAGATAACCTGCAAACAGCTGAGAGAAACTCGCAACGACTGTCAGTGCTGA